Part of the Vigna angularis cultivar LongXiaoDou No.4 chromosome 1, ASM1680809v1, whole genome shotgun sequence genome, atatacACGAGTTGAGTTAATTTTAGACAAATCCATTACtcaatttgataaaaaaaaaaggttaaaattattctaaatcAACTCAAGTTACTGCATTATGTTAATTCACCTCAATCTAACCCATCTTATTCTTGATCGTTTTGGATTAAACTAGgtcacaaattttaaaaaactttttgcatttaatttgtaatttccAGACATTTCTTTATTAAACTTTTAGAATAACTTACGCAACCAATGATAATCCTAAATAATCAATTCTCACCCATCTCTTCATTCATTACTTTTGCTTTTTAGTGCGAAAAACTCTCACTGTTTCACGGCTTTCATAGCAGAGAACTCAATAATTATGTTATGTCGTAGAGCTTTTagataaaaggaagaaaaaaaaaacaagtttcatgaatttactatttacttaacgtgcattttgtttttgtcctttatttaaaaataaatatttataaataaaaaaagtggtAAAATAATTTAGCTTTTTTTCAGGATATCACCTCACTCACTTCACTTGATTCATCATCCTTTTAACAGCAGGACAGAAAGGCAGAGGTTGATGTTATTGCTACTCATAAATgcctattttatttattttatcttatcccAAGAAAGTCACGGACAAACAAGATGCAATGCAacaaaaacattcaaatttGTAATTACCTTTCACTTATACATTTCCATATACATAATTCATATAATGCTATGAGTTTAGGAAAAGTACAACCATTACAAAACTCCACAGCTTATGTGtagatttttttcatttcagttTTTGATTTAGCAGAAAAAGTACAGAAGGAGGCACATCTATATCTCAGGATATACCAATCAATCACTAAAATTCTTCCAGTATTACCCCTCTCATTCCTCCATTTTTACATGACAGAACAGGCATTGGGGTTCTCATCACTGAAGATCTGGGGAGGGTAAGCTGGTCCAGGGTATGCATAGAACTCCATTCCATACCTTGGAGGGTTGTAGTAATACTCACTTTTTTTCAGCTCCATCACTGTGTTTTCTTCTGTGCCTCCTTCTTCTGCTTTTCCTTCACCttctccttctttcttcttcttctcttctccttcaccattctctttctccttcttctcacCTTCCTCTCCCTTCTTCTCCCCTTTGctctcttcttttccttctccctccTTCTTCTCTGCCTCCTGCTTCACTATCACTGCATGCTTCCCTGTCCTCTTCGACACGTGCTCCACCAGCTTCTCTGCCTCGAACACCCCCTTCACGCTCACCTCTGAACTCTTCAGATCTGCTTCCACTGACTCCACCCCTGCCACCATTTCCAACACTCTTAATATTATTAATCTTACATTAAACTACCGTACACTGTTTCCTGTTAATTAAATGCAATTCAACTGTCCAGAATAACGTCTCACTTTGCTAGCTGGATTCCATAACACAGGAGAATCAAACTACAAACTACAAACTACAAAAACGATTTTTGAAGCTAGTAACTGTTACTTGTTTTAGAATTCAAATCACGGAATAAACTCCACAAATTCCTCTTCTGCTCCACTTCCAAGATGATACAAATTTAACTTAGCGCACGGAAAAATGCTACACAAACCTTTCATTTTCTCGATCCGTCTCTTGATTTCCTGCGAGCACGCCTCGCAATGCATGTGGACTTTCAGAACCACTGTGATAACCTGAGTGCGCAGAGACCAAAAAAGTAATCTTGAATGAGACCGAGttgaaaaagcataaaaatgaCATTCGAAAGGAAAACAATGAATTGATTAACGAacctcttctttcttctcctctGGTTTGGGCTTCTCTTCCTCTTCGggctttttctcttcttccgcTGGTGGTTTTGGGATAGGAGAGAGAAGCTCAACCTTTCTGTGGCTCTTCCTCTGTACTCTTTCTAGAACCTTCAGCGGATCCGCCTTTTCGCCTTTCACCACCACCTTGTGAGACTTGCAATCCGTTAGAATATCTTCCACCCCTGAAATTACGACAAAGTTATGGAACAATCAGACAACGtggaaacaaaaaacaaaagtgaGACACACAAAAAAAACAGTGGTTCTGACCTGGGAATCCTTTGAGGGAGCGACGAACCTTGCGAGCACAACCCTCGCAATGCATGAAGACTCTAAGCACGATTTCTGGCGGTGGCGGCGCAGATTCCTCCTCCTTGGATTCCTTTTCATCTTTTGACTCCTCTGGTTTTTTGTCTTGCTCGGGTTTCTTCTCCTCCTTGGGTTCCTCTGCTTTTTTCTCCTCCACTTTGGTTTCCTCTGGTTTTTTCTCTTCCTggtaagaaaacaacaaagaaatgaGACAATGATAACTtgatgagaagaagaagaagaagaagaggatgaaaGAGAATGAACGGTTCCGGAGACCTCGCCCATTGGTGTAGTGGGACTCACTGCAGAGATAAGCTTCGTGCTAATGCCTTTTGCTGTGAAAATTTTCACCCTTTTTATTTGTGCTGCGTTTGGGTTTGtgcttctttctctctctatatatatatatatatatatatatatatatttatcataagaTTGGCCTAATTGGTAGAGGCTGAGGGCATGAGATTTGAACCTACTCATTCTATCATCATCACATGACGTGGCATCTTTTAAGAGGCACGTGCAACGGGGGACTTCATGCTTCCAACACATGGTACTTGGCTGTGGTTACACTCTCACTGCACTACTATTTCACTTTCGCATTGTTTTTCCCATGATGCACTTGGGTAGTTTCGGAATTCTCTAGAATCTATTCTCTCCCGTGTGGTCCTCCCCACCACACATTCCTGTTCCTCCGTTGTATTTCAACTCAACGGAACGGACTCTTCAAAATTCACACCAAATTTACCGCAGTCTCACGTTTCCAGCTTAGAATCTCTTTTACCACCGTTTATTTTTTGACTTTTAACATATTCaattactaatttaattaattagccTAACTTCATGTTTTCCACGTTACGTTTTATTGGAGGGGTGTTAATAAATTATGCCGTGTCATGATTTGACTCACTGAGCTGGAAATGATCATTCCCAATTCATaatgagaaaaaagaaatcttaAGATTATTGATGTTATAAATGATAAGAACTGGAAAAAAAAGTTGAGGCCTAGAAGTCTTGCTTTAGTGCTGTCTTAAACTTTATGAAAATGAGGTAATAATACGTTGAGGCCAAAAACTTGCAAGTTGAATATGATTGGGACAAAAGTTTGGAAGGGTTCGGTATGTTTTCTCagtttatgttaaaattaatgagtttttattttattcaatagaAGTTATTATCTTTAAAAGACTTGAGATTATGTTTGTAGTGTTAATAAGTTACTGTGATGATTGGTAAAAGGTCAAACGACTAtttcaaatattgtttttttagtgtttaTAATACACTGTTAATGTTTGATATTTCCAAATAAATGAtagatttattaaataaatattatttatctgATTTAGGGgtcaaattaataatttcagattttaattttagaaaaattaagatgaaaaaatattttctaatgaCCAACTCTCTTTGAATAGTTTGTCCTCTTTCTAGCACTTGTTTATTCAGTTTTTAAGGTTTTCTGTTCGATCGTTAAAGATTCTCGTTCGTCTAAAATTGTTCAGATAATACTAGTAAAATATACTTTGATAATTAAGTGAGTAGATAATcaatagtaaaaatattaaatataatcatGCGTCTAAACATAATttagacctttatttataattaatttattagtttttattttttgttgccTTAATCATATATTAGATGATTGATCTGTGATTATTATTGGTTGGTTCATAGTTATGAGGTCTTACTAATTAATT contains:
- the LOC108332684 gene encoding heavy metal-associated isoprenylated plant protein 7; this encodes MGEEEKKPEETKVEEKKAEEPKEEKKPEQDKKPEESKDEKESKEEESAPPPPEIVLRVFMHCEGCARKVRRSLKGFPGVEDILTDCKSHKVVVKGEKADPLKVLERVQRKSHRKVELLSPIPKPPAEEEKKPEEEEKPKPEEKKEEVITVVLKVHMHCEACSQEIKRRIEKMKGVESVEADLKSSEVSVKGVFEAEKLVEHVSKRTGKHAVIVKQEAEKKEGEGKEESKGEKKGEEGEKKEKENGEGEEKKKKEGEGEGKAEEGGTEENTVMELKKSEYYYNPPRYGMEFYAYPGPAYPPQIFSDENPNACSVM